The Actinosynnema mirum DSM 43827 genomic interval CGGCTCGGCTTCGAGCAGCGGTCGGTGCACCGCTTCGCACCGGGGCTGCCCGCGTTCGTGGAGGTGGCCAGGGGCGAGGTGCGGCTGTTCCTGTCCGAGCACACCGGCGACGCCCGGCCGGACACGCTGGTGTACCTGCGGGTGCGCGACGTGGACGTGGTCGCGGGCGAGTTCGGCGTGCCGGTGGAGGAGGCGCCGTGGGGCCGCGAGGTCGAGCTGCGCGACCCCGACGGCAACCGGCTGCGGATCGGCTCACCGCGCTGAGGCGCGCCGCCGGTCCGCCGTCAGGGGGCGCTCAGCGGGACAGCCGGTCCCGCACGCGGTCGGCCCGCGCCGGCAGGTCGGTGGTGTCGCGCAGCAGGCGGCCGTCGCGCTTGACCGCCCTGCCCGCCACCAGCACGGTCTCCACGTCGCCCCGCTCCGCGCTCTGCACCACCGCGCCCACCGGGGCGTGCACCGGGGCGAGGCCGGGCCGGTCCGCGCGCAGCACGACCAGGTCGGCCTGCTTGCCCGGCGTCAGCGAGCCGGTCTCGTCCCCCACGCCCAGCGCCCGCGCGCCGTTGATCGTCGCGGCCTCCAGCGCCTGCCGCGAGGTCATCAGCGGGGGTGGCGGCTCGTCCCGGCCCGGCGCGCCGGGGCCGTGCAGGGCCATGAGCCTGGCCACCTGGAGCCCCGACCGCATCTGGGCGAACACGTCGCCCGCGCCCGTGGACTCCACGTCCGTGCTCAGCGTCGGCCGCAGCCCCGCCGCCAGCGCGTCCACCAGCGGCGGCGTCCCGTGGCCCATCAGCATCTCCGCCACCGGCGCCACGGACAGCGCCGCGCCGCTCTCGGCGAGCACCGCCAGCTCCGCCGCGGCCAGTCCCGTGCCGTGGACGAACACCGCCCTCGGCCCGAACACGCCCAGGTCCCGCAGGTCGCTCGGCTCCAGCCCGCCCCGCCCGCCCAGGCAGTGCAGCACGACCGGCACGTCCAGCTCGCTCGCCAGCGCCCAGTTCCACCGCGCCGCCTCCGGGGTGAACGCGTCCACGCACAACCCCATGCGCACCCGCGCGTCCCGGTCCGGCAGCAGCTCGGCCAGCACCCGCACCCCCGCCTCGGACAGGCCGCCGTGGTCGGGCCGGTCCTCGCCCATCGCGCTGTGGCCGAACGCGAACACCGCCCGCAGCCCCGACTCGCGCAGCGCGGCGACCGCGGCCTCGGTGCGGCCGGGGCGGTCGTTGATGTTGGCCACGTCCTGCGCCGTCGTGATGCCCGCGTCGAGCGCGGTCAGCGCGCTGAGAGCGGTGCCGACGTGCGCGTCCTCCTCGGTGAGCCGGGACCCGCAGTGGCCGAGGACGTCGGCGAAGTACTCGGGCAGCGTCTGGTCCGCGCCCCGGCCGCGCAGCACCGCCAGCCACATGTGCCGGTGCGAGTCCACGAAACCGGGGACCACGATCCGGCCGGTCCCGTCCACGACCAGGTCCGCGCCGACCAGGTCGCCGAGCCGCTCGTTCATGGTCAGCAGGGTCGTGTTGGCGATCGCCAGGCGGTGGGGCAAGTCCGGCCTCCGCGCTCGGGGGAGAAGCGGAGGCCGGCAACGGGGATGTGGTGCGGGACACCCCTTTCCGGGGCGCCGGGGGAGTGCTCCTCCGACACCCCGAAGCCGTCAGGGGCGCCGGAACTCCGGCTGGTCCAGCACGCGCAGCCAGGTCCCGTCCGGCTGCCTGCGGGCCACCTGCGCCCGCGCGCCCGCGCCGTCCGACGGCGGCGTGGAGGTCAGCGCCAGGTCGCCGCTGAGCAGCGTCGGCAGCGGGGGCTCCGGGGTGAAGCGCGGGCGGTGGGCCAGGACCGACGCCCACAGGGCCTCGATCGCGGCCCGGCCCACCGTCACCTCGCCGGGCGGGTAGGCCATGACCGCGTCCGGCTCGTACAGCTCGGCCACGCCCCGCGCGTCACCGGCGTTGGAGCGCTCGACGAACAGCCTGGTCAGGTCTTCGGGGGTCTGCGCTTTTTCTCGGTCAACCACGTGCCCCAGCCTGCGCGGCGCGCGATCAGAAGTCCAACAGCTGGATCTGATCGGAACTAGCATTCCCGTTCATGGATCTGCGTCAGCTGGAGTACCTGGTCGCCGTCGCCGAGGAGCGCAGCTTCACCCGCGCCGCCGCGCGCGTGCACGTGTCGCAGTCCGGGGTGAGCGCGCAGGTCCGGCAGCTGGAGCGCGAGCTCGGGGCTGAGCTGTTCGACCGCACCAGCCGCGTCGTGGCGCTGACCGCCGCGGGCGAGGTCGCGCTGGAGCACGCCCGCGCCGCGCTCGCCTCGGCCGCCGCGCTCGGGCAGGCGGTGGGGGAGGTGGCCGGGGTGGTGCGCGGCTCGCTCGTGGTGGGCATGGTCGCGGGTTGCGCGCTCACGCCGCTGTTCGACGCGCTCGCCGCGTTCCACCGCGCCCACCCCGGCGTGCGGCTGCGCTTGCTGGAGGGGGTGTCGGAGGGGCTGGTGGACGAGGTGCGGCGCGGTGGGCTGGACCTGGCGCTGGTCGGGGTCGCGCAGCCGCCGGAGGGGCTGGAGGTGGCGGTGGTGGTGGACGACCCGCTCGTCGCGCTGGTCCCCGAGGGGCACCCGGTCGCCTCGGGCGCGGACCCGTTCGCGCACCCGCTGGTGGCGATGCCGAGGGGGACCGGGCTGCGGGCGGCGCTGGACGCGCGGTGCGCGGCGTCGGGGGAGCGGCCGGAGGTCGTGCTGGAGGCGAGCGCGCCGGACGCGGTGGCCGCGCTCGCGGCGCGGGGGTTGGGGGTCGCGGTGCTGGGGGCGTCGATGGCGCCCGCGTACCCGGACCTGGTCGCCGCGCCGATCCCGGACACCCGCGCGCTGCTGGCGCTGGTGTGGCGGGATCGGGCGTCGCCCGCGGCTCGGGCCCTCCTGGGAATTATTCGGAATAATTCCTTCAGTGTTGACTAAAAGGAATCCTCCGGGAGACTGCGGCGAGCCCGGACCCGGACGACCACGAGGAGGACGACGGCGATCGCCACGGCCGCGAGCACCACGGTCTGGAAGGCGCCCGCGCAGTCGTCGACCACGTGCCAGTTCGCCCCCAGCAGGGAGCCCGCCACGACGAACACCGAGTTCCAGACCAGGCTCCCGGCGGTGGTCAGGAGCAGGAACCTCGTGGGGGACATGCGCTCCACCCCGGCGGGCGGGGAGATGACGCTGCGGAACAGCGGCACCGTCCGGCCCGTGAACACCGCCCTGGTCCGGTCGCGGCCCAGCAGCGCGCCCAGCAGTCCCAGGAGACCATCGCGGAGCTGCGGCAGGTGGCGCTGCGGGTGCACCCAGGCAGGTTGCCCGCCGCCGTGGAGGTGGCGCTGTACTTCGTGGCGTCCGAGGCGGTCAACAACGCGGTCAAGCACGCGGGGGCCACGCGTGTGGAGGTCGTCGTGGCGGAGCGGGACGGGCGGGTCGAGCTGAGCGTGTCCGACGACGGGGCGGGTGGCGCCGATCCGGCCGGGCCGGGGCTGTCCGGGTTGGCGCGACGGGTGCTGGCGGCCGACGGGGTGTTCGGGGTGGACAGCCCGGCGGGCGGGCCCGCCGTGGTGCGGTACCTGGGGCAGGACGGGGAAGTCAGCCGTCGGTGGGGGCCGGGGGGAACTGCGCGCGCACCACGAACCCGTTCTCCACCTGGCCCGTCTCCAGGTGGCCGCCCGCCTGGGTGACGCGCTCGCGCATCCCCAGCAGCCCGTAGCCCGAGCCGGGGACGGTGGTGGGCGGGCTGCTCGGCTCGCCGTTGCCCACCGTCACGACCAGGGCGCCCAGCTCGTCGGCCACCAGCGACACCCGCACGGGCGCGCCGGGCGCGTGCTTGCCCGCGTTGGTCAGCGCCTCCTGCACCACCCGGTAGGCCGCGCGCTCCGCCGCCGCGCCGACCACGGGCAGGTCCTCGTCCCGGCGCGCCAACCGCACGTCGCCGGGGGCGTCGGCGATCAGCGCGGGGATGCCGTCCAGGCCGGGGGCGCTCTCCTCGGCGTCGTCCTCGCGCAGCACCCGCAGCACGTCGCGCAGCTCCGACAGCGCGGCGGTGCTGGACCTGCGGATGACCTCGGCGGCGTCGGCGACCTGGCCCTCGCCGACCACGGTCAGCGCGCCGGACTGCAGGGCGATCACGCTGACCCGGTGCGCGACCACGTCGTGCATCTCGCGGGCGATGCGCCTGCGCTCGGCGGTGACGGCGCGCTCGGCCAGCAGGTCGCGCTCGCGCTCGGCGGTCTCGGCGCGCTCGCCCAGCAGGCCCACCACGCGCGTGCGCTGGTGCACCCACATGCCGGTGAGCACGGGGATCAGCACCGGGATCGTGTTGAGCAGCACCACGAACAGCCAGTGGCTGGCCTCGTAGTTCAGCCTGGGCAGGAACAGCGCGTACACCGCAGCCGCGCCCGCCCAGGTGCGCCAGGACGTGCCGAAGCGGGCCGCCGTGCTGTGCAGGGCGACGAACACCAGGTACGTCGTCGTGTCGAGCGCCAGCATCGCCAGGCCGACCGCGAGCGTCGCCAGCGGCCAGCGGCGGCGCAGCAGCACGGCGGGCGCGGTGAGCAGCACCCCGGCCACCGCGCCGAGCGGGCCGTGGGCGCCTGCCAGCTCCACGGCCGAGATCGTGGTCAGGAAGACCGCCAGCAGCGCGTCGAACGCCAGCGACCGCGCACGGCCCTGCCAGGGGGCCAGCAGGCGCCGCCTCGACGTCAGCCGAGCGGGCTCGGGTCCAGCAGGTACCGCTCCAGCACCGGTCCGATCCACGCCCCCACCTCCTCACGCCCCATGGCCGCCAGCGGCGGCACCCGCAGCACGTACCGCGTGAACGCCAGCCCCAGCACCTGGGAGCCGACCAGCGCCGCCCGCTCGGCGGGCCGGTCCACCGCGATCTCGGCCAGCGCGGGCGCCACCTGGCCGGTGAACACCCCCAGCATCGCCTCGGCGGCGGCCGGGCTGCTCGCCGCCGCGCGCAGCAGCGACAGGAACCCGGCGTCGTGCTCCCACACCGCGAAGAACCGGTCCAGCAGCACCGCCGCGACCCGGTCCCCCGGCAGTCCGCGCAGGTCGGGCAGGCGCAGGTCGAACGCGGCGGCCTCGGCGAACAGCGCCTCCTTGCCGCCGAAGTACCGCACCACCAGCGCCGCGTCCACGCCCGCGTCGGCCGCGACGTCGCGCACCCGCACCCGGTCGAACCCGCCCTCGCCGAAGCGGGCGCGCGCGGCGTCCAGGATCGCCGCCCTGGTCGCCTCGGCGGAGCGCTTGCGGGGTGGTGCGGGCACGGGGCAAGTCAACAGGGCGTGCGCGCGAGTGGCCTAACCGGCCCCGGTCATCGGCGCGCCCACCCTCGGGTCCTTGGTGTTGACCAGGAACGACGTGGCGGGCAGCGACCCGTCGGCGCGGCGCTCGCCCTCGGCGCTGGCGGGGTCGACCTCGCGCAGCACGTCACCGCCCCAGCCCTGCTCGTTCCAGGTGTTGCCCCGCGCGACCGCGCCGTCGCCGAGCAGGGCCTGCTCGCGGTTGCCCAGCGCCAGGTTGTCGCGCAGCCGGGCGGGGGCGTCGCGCAGGGCGAAGCCGTCACCGGCGTTGCGGAACGCGCTGCTGCCGGACAGCTCGTGCCCGGCCCGGCCCGCGCTGGTGAACCCGTCGCCGTTGTTCTTCCACGCCGCGCTGCGCAGCACCGCGTGCGGGCCGCCCGTGCCGAGGTCGAAGCCGTGCCCGGAGCCGAGGGCGCGCGGGAAGCCCCAGCGGTTGATCCCGTTGCCGTAGGCCCAGTTCGAGTCCAGGGTGACCTTGCCTGCGAAGGCGCCGAGGCTGATGCCGTCGTCCACGTTGTCGTAGGCGCGGCAGCCGCGCACGGCGTTGCCCCCGCCGGACCCGGTGGTGAACGCGAGGCCGTCCGCCTCCCGGCCCTCGGCGTCCCGGTTGTGGTGGAAGTCGCCGTCCACCACCAGGTTCCCGGACGCGGCGCCGGAGAAGGCGAGCCCGGCGCCCAGGTTGTCGTGCAGGGACAGCCGCTGGAACGTGCTGCCGCTGCACGAGGCGCAGGCCACCGCGCCCGCCGGGCCCTTGATGACCTCCAGGTCGCGCACCACCCAGTGCGCGCCGCGCACGGTCAGCATCGGCCGCGCGCCGACCTGGCTCGCGTCCAGGATCACGTGGTCGCCTGACGCGGCGGCCAGTGTGATGGGCTTGTCGGGCGTGCCGGAGGCGGTCAGCTCCACGGCCTCGTTGGGGCGGTGGATGCCGTCCTTGAGGTAGATGGTCTGACCGGGGCGCGCCACGGCGGCGGCCCGGCCGAGCGTGGCGAACGGGTCCTGCTCGGTGCCCGCCGCGCCGTCGCTGCCCCTGGGGGACACGAAGAAGCTGATCGGGGTGGCGGTGGTCGGCGGCGCGGTGGAACTCGCGGGCGGCGTTCCGGTCGGGGTGTCCGGTGTGGACCGACCGGTCGCGGTCGGGAGCGTCAGCTCGGTCGGCGGGTCCGGTTGTCCCGGCAGCGGGATCAGGTACACCGCGAGCGCGACGGCGGTGATCAGCCCGGCGGCGGGGAGCGCCGCGGCCAGCGGCTTGCCCGAGGCGTACCCGGCGACCACCTTGAGCGCCCCGCCCGCCGAGGGCGCGACGCCCTGCGGCAGCGCGGACACCGCGGCCTGCAACCCGGCGGGCACGAGCAGCAGCCCGGCCTGCGCGGCGAAGTACTCGGCGGGGAAGCGCGGAGCGCCCACGTCCAGGCAGCGCGCGCAGCCGCGCACGTGCTTGGTGGCGCGCTTGAACCACCGGTCGCCGCCGTCCACGCCGCCGCACGCGGACAGCTCCGGGCAGCGCGGCACGGCCCGCCACGCGCGCAGCGCCGTGCGCGCCAGCAGCAGCCGCTCCCTCATGCGCTGCACCCGCACCGCCGTGTGCGGCACGCTCAGCCGCAGCGCGCCCGCGACCTCGGCGCGCGAGAGCAGCCCGTTGACCTCCTGCCACCACAGGGAGAACAGCTCCCGGTCGGCGGGCGCGAGCCAGCGGGTGGCGTCCAGCACCTCGCGCGACTCGGCGACCTGGCCCATCCGGTTCGCGGTGCGCTCGGCCAGGTCCTGGCCGGGCGCGGCGGTCTCGGGCAGCTCGTCCAGCGGCAGCGCCGGGCGGCGCCCGCGCACGTGGTCGCGCACCTGCCGGATCGTCGTGGTCACCAGCCAGGCCCGGAACCGCTCGGGGTCCTTGAGGTCGCCGACGTGCCGCACCACCCGGATCATGGTCTCCTGCGCGACGTCCTCGGCGTCGGCGTCACCGGGCAGCGCCCGCGCGACCACGTTGTGCACCAGGGGCAGCGCCGAGGAGACGAGCTCGCGCACCGCGTCGGGGTCGCCCGCCTGGGCGGCCAGCACCACCTGGGCGTCGACGAGGGCATCCACGCCTGAGTCCTCCCGTGCGCCGCTGCTCTCCCCCGGCGCCACGACGCGCCGGGGTGGCGGGGGAGCGGAGTCTGGCACAGGGCCGGAATCGGTGTAAAGAGCGCACTTCCCCCGTGCCGGGCGTGCGACGTGGGGGTGGTGCGTCCCGCCGGACGGGGCTGAGGTGGGCGAACGGCCCAGCGCGCGGACGTCCGATCGGCGGATCGGGGTGGCCGTCGCGCCGGAAGGGCAGGGGGCGGCGGGCGGGCGCACCGGTGCGGCCGGGTGGGTGCGGCGCGGTGCGGCCGGACGCGCGTGGGGCGCGGGCGTGGACCGACCGGGTCAGGAGCGGCGGCTGCCCGGCGCGCCGGGGGCTCCCTCCGGCGGGTGGGGGAGCGGCGGCCCGCCGGGTGCCGGGGGTGCGGCCGGGCGTCCGCCGGGGGCCACGCGGGCGCGCGCGGGTTCGGGATGGCCTGCGGGGGTTCAGGAGTGCGCGGGCAGCGTCCACACCAGGGCCACCAGCGCGACGGCCACCACCAGCGCGGTGAGGCCGAGCAGCGCGCCCCCGCCCGGCAGCTCGGGGTGCTCGTGCGCCAGCAGCGCCCGGTAGGCGCGGGCCGAGCGCCGTTCCGCCAGCGCCCACAGCGCCGCGCACACCACCAGGAACACCGGCCCCACGGCCAGCGACCACGCTCCCAGCACCGGCGGCAGCACCCGCAGCGACACCAGCGCCGTCGCGGCCACCGCGAGCACGGTGCGCCGCCACGCCAGCAGGGTCCGCTCGGGCTGCAGACCGGGGTCGAACCGGGCGCGCTCAGCCACGGCGGGTCACCGCAGGACCGTGCCCAGCACCAGCAGCAGCGCCACCGCCGCCACCCCGACCACCAGCGGCAGCAGCACCCCGGACGAGGGCAGCGGCTCGCCGCGCCGCATCGCCCGCTCGGCGGCGGCCCACCCCCGCCAGGCCAGCGGCGGCACGACCAGGCCCAGCGCCAGCAGCACCAGGGACGCGGCCAGCCGCAGCCCGGAGTGGATCGGCACGTGCAGCGCCTCCAGCGCCACCCCGCCCGCCACGAGCGCCAGCGAGGTCCTGATCCAGGCCAGGAAGGTGCGCTCGTTGGCCAGGGTGAACCGGGGGTCGGGTTCGGCGCCGTGGTCGTAGACCCCGCGCGGGAAGCGGCGCAGGCTCACGCCGCGACCTCGCCGGGGCTGTGCTCCACGGGCGCCATGCTATGCCACGCCAGGGTGCCCCGTCCGGCGCGGCGGAGGGCCCCGGACGGCGCACCGCGCCCCGGCGTCAGGCCCCCGGTTCCAGCAGCACCGGCAGCTCCTCCAGCCCGTTGATCACCGACGACCCCAGCAGCCGCAACCGCGCCTCCGGCACCGCCAGCCGCAGCCTCGGGAAGCGGCCGAACAGCTCGCGCAGCGCGATCTCCAGCTCCTGCCTGGCCAGCGCCGCGCCGAGGCAGAAGTGCGCGCCCACCCCGAACCCGATGTGCCCGGCGCCCTGCGGCAGCGACAGGTCGAACGGCGCGCCGTCCCGGTTCGCGCCCGCCAGCGACACCAGGATCGGTTCGCCGCGCCGCACCAGCGCGCCCGCCACCACCAGGTCCTGCGCCGCGTAGCGCGCCCGCAGCCCGCGCACCGGCCCGTTCCAGCGCAGCCCCACCTCGGCCACGTGCGACCA includes:
- a CDS encoding LysR family transcriptional regulator, which codes for MDLRQLEYLVAVAEERSFTRAAARVHVSQSGVSAQVRQLERELGAELFDRTSRVVALTAAGEVALEHARAALASAAALGQAVGEVAGVVRGSLVVGMVAGCALTPLFDALAAFHRAHPGVRLRLLEGVSEGLVDEVRRGGLDLALVGVAQPPEGLEVAVVVDDPLVALVPEGHPVASGADPFAHPLVAMPRGTGLRAALDARCAASGERPEVVLEASAPDAVAALAARGLGVAVLGASMAPAYPDLVAAPIPDTRALLALVWRDRASPAARALLGIIRNNSFSVD
- a CDS encoding YidH family protein, whose amino-acid sequence is MSLRRFPRGVYDHGAEPDPRFTLANERTFLAWIRTSLALVAGGVALEALHVPIHSGLRLAASLVLLALGLVVPPLAWRGWAAAERAMRRGEPLPSSGVLLPLVVGVAAVALLLVLGTVLR
- a CDS encoding glyoxalase superfamily protein, which gives rise to MDEQVIPILRVEHAPTAVDWYARLGFEQRSVHRFAPGLPAFVEVARGEVRLFLSEHTGDARPDTLVYLRVRDVDVVAGEFGVPVEEAPWGREVELRDPDGNRLRIGSPR
- a CDS encoding amidohydrolase family protein; translation: MPHRLAIANTTLLTMNERLGDLVGADLVVDGTGRIVVPGFVDSHRHMWLAVLRGRGADQTLPEYFADVLGHCGSRLTEEDAHVGTALSALTALDAGITTAQDVANINDRPGRTEAAVAALRESGLRAVFAFGHSAMGEDRPDHGGLSEAGVRVLAELLPDRDARVRMGLCVDAFTPEAARWNWALASELDVPVVLHCLGGRGGLEPSDLRDLGVFGPRAVFVHGTGLAAAELAVLAESGAALSVAPVAEMLMGHGTPPLVDALAAGLRPTLSTDVESTGAGDVFAQMRSGLQVARLMALHGPGAPGRDEPPPPLMTSRQALEAATINGARALGVGDETGSLTPGKQADLVVLRADRPGLAPVHAPVGAVVQSAERGDVETVLVAGRAVKRDGRLLRDTTDLPARADRVRDRLSR
- a CDS encoding TetR family transcriptional regulator, with amino-acid sequence MPAPPRKRSAEATRAAILDAARARFGEGGFDRVRVRDVAADAGVDAALVVRYFGGKEALFAEAAAFDLRLPDLRGLPGDRVAAVLLDRFFAVWEHDAGFLSLLRAAASSPAAAEAMLGVFTGQVAPALAEIAVDRPAERAALVGSQVLGLAFTRYVLRVPPLAAMGREEVGAWIGPVLERYLLDPSPLG
- a CDS encoding sigma-70 family RNA polymerase sigma factor, with protein sequence MDALVDAQVVLAAQAGDPDAVRELVSSALPLVHNVVARALPGDADAEDVAQETMIRVVRHVGDLKDPERFRAWLVTTTIRQVRDHVRGRRPALPLDELPETAAPGQDLAERTANRMGQVAESREVLDATRWLAPADRELFSLWWQEVNGLLSRAEVAGALRLSVPHTAVRVQRMRERLLLARTALRAWRAVPRCPELSACGGVDGGDRWFKRATKHVRGCARCLDVGAPRFPAEYFAAQAGLLLVPAGLQAAVSALPQGVAPSAGGALKVVAGYASGKPLAAALPAAGLITAVALAVYLIPLPGQPDPPTELTLPTATGRSTPDTPTGTPPASSTAPPTTATPISFFVSPRGSDGAAGTEQDPFATLGRAAAVARPGQTIYLKDGIHRPNEAVELTASGTPDKPITLAAASGDHVILDASQVGARPMLTVRGAHWVVRDLEVIKGPAGAVACASCSGSTFQRLSLHDNLGAGLAFSGAASGNLVVDGDFHHNRDAEGREADGLAFTTGSGGGNAVRGCRAYDNVDDGISLGAFAGKVTLDSNWAYGNGINRWGFPRALGSGHGFDLGTGGPHAVLRSAAWKNNGDGFTSAGRAGHELSGSSAFRNAGDGFALRDAPARLRDNLALGNREQALLGDGAVARGNTWNEQGWGGDVLREVDPASAEGERRADGSLPATSFLVNTKDPRVGAPMTGAG
- a CDS encoding sensor histidine kinase, with product MALRVHPGRLPAAVEVALYFVASEAVNNAVKHAGATRVEVVVAERDGRVELSVSDDGAGGADPAGPGLSGLARRVLAADGVFGVDSPAGGPAVVRYLGQDGEVSRRWGPGGTARAPRTRSPPGPSPGGRPPG
- a CDS encoding DUF202 domain-containing protein; protein product: MAERARFDPGLQPERTLLAWRRTVLAVAATALVSLRVLPPVLGAWSLAVGPVFLVVCAALWALAERRSARAYRALLAHEHPELPGGGALLGLTALVVAVALVALVWTLPAHS
- a CDS encoding sensor histidine kinase, whose product is MDRTGAGAVPAGPEPARLTSRRRLLAPWQGRARSLAFDALLAVFLTTISAVELAGAHGPLGAVAGVLLTAPAVLLRRRWPLATLAVGLAMLALDTTTYLVFVALHSTAARFGTSWRTWAGAAAVYALFLPRLNYEASHWLFVVLLNTIPVLIPVLTGMWVHQRTRVVGLLGERAETAERERDLLAERAVTAERRRIAREMHDVVAHRVSVIALQSGALTVVGEGQVADAAEVIRRSSTAALSELRDVLRVLREDDAEESAPGLDGIPALIADAPGDVRLARRDEDLPVVGAAAERAAYRVVQEALTNAGKHAPGAPVRVSLVADELGALVVTVGNGEPSSPPTTVPGSGYGLLGMRERVTQAGGHLETGQVENGFVVRAQFPPAPTDG
- a CDS encoding YybH family protein produces the protein MVDREKAQTPEDLTRLFVERSNAGDARGVAELYEPDAVMAYPPGEVTVGRAAIEALWASVLAHRPRFTPEPPLPTLLSGDLALTSTPPSDGAGARAQVARRQPDGTWLRVLDQPEFRRP